The following are encoded in a window of Epilithonimonas zeae genomic DNA:
- a CDS encoding LTA synthase family protein: MDQKHETLRPFYKISNSRFSILFSILSLYILFSSVIRIVFLIWSSKDLDFNLAGMLRAFFTGFCFDFAVGALFLLLYSVYLLFFPKRWIGSRFDKIFTYVYLAIVLLIIYFSLLAEIPFWDEFGVRFNFIAVDYLIYTYEVVSNINESYPLPLIIFILVALIVLTFVFLHKRKIFQKTFSDKRPISKRFAFFSMLVFPALVLSLIMKNKQADFTNNLVLNELGKNGTFSFFAAFKSNQLDYETFYPKIDDKEAYSVLKKNLLQENQTYATNKWDDISRTTKSENEQRPNVILIAIESFSGDFLKAFGNKDNLTPNYDKLANESIFFTNLYATGTRTVRGMEALTLSVPPTPGNSIVRRPDNQNLFSVATIFKEKNYQPYFIYGGDGYFDNMNNFFGGQGFDIVDRNRGNPLSDEIKTQRFNIPDNEVSFENAWGICDEDLYKQSIKYADKNSKLNKPFFQFVMTTSNHKPYTFPSGKIDLPQGDRNAAVKYTDYALGKFLADAKTKPWFKNTVFVIVADHCASSAGKWEINIDKHHIPAIIYNLPQKVEKINRLASQIDLMPTLFGYLGWNYTTSLYGKDINQTKIGDERAFIGNYRTLGMLKGNIFTQIDDRKKVKQFDVKKSNQCLSEVKSKNQQLISETISYYQTASERFKNGKMKAK; the protein is encoded by the coding sequence ATGGATCAAAAACATGAGACTTTAAGGCCTTTTTACAAAATTTCCAACAGCAGGTTTTCTATATTATTTTCAATTTTAAGCTTGTACATTCTGTTTTCGAGTGTCATAAGAATAGTATTTCTGATTTGGTCATCCAAAGATCTTGATTTTAATCTGGCAGGTATGTTGCGGGCCTTTTTCACAGGATTCTGCTTCGATTTTGCAGTGGGGGCTCTATTTTTACTGCTGTATTCCGTGTATCTTCTTTTTTTTCCAAAAAGATGGATTGGTTCCCGGTTTGATAAAATTTTCACATACGTTTATCTGGCGATTGTTCTTCTCATTATTTATTTCAGTCTTTTGGCAGAGATTCCTTTCTGGGATGAGTTTGGTGTGAGGTTCAATTTTATTGCGGTTGATTATTTGATTTATACTTACGAGGTTGTTTCCAACATCAATGAGTCTTATCCTTTACCGCTCATTATTTTTATATTGGTTGCTTTGATTGTTCTGACGTTTGTTTTCCTTCACAAAAGAAAAATATTCCAAAAAACATTTTCTGATAAAAGACCGATTTCCAAACGGTTCGCTTTTTTCTCAATGTTAGTTTTTCCGGCTTTAGTACTAAGTCTTATCATGAAAAATAAACAAGCAGACTTTACTAACAATTTAGTTTTAAATGAATTAGGTAAGAACGGAACATTCTCATTCTTTGCGGCGTTCAAATCCAATCAACTGGATTATGAAACTTTTTATCCGAAAATCGATGATAAAGAAGCGTATTCTGTTCTGAAGAAAAATCTTTTGCAGGAAAATCAGACTTACGCTACCAACAAATGGGACGATATTTCCAGAACTACGAAATCCGAAAATGAGCAACGCCCGAATGTTATCTTAATTGCGATAGAAAGTTTTAGTGGAGATTTTCTGAAAGCTTTCGGAAACAAAGATAATCTCACTCCAAATTATGATAAACTGGCTAACGAAAGTATTTTCTTTACCAATCTTTATGCAACCGGGACCAGAACTGTGCGTGGAATGGAAGCTTTAACTTTGTCCGTTCCGCCGACTCCGGGGAACAGTATTGTTCGCAGACCTGATAATCAGAATCTATTTTCTGTGGCGACGATTTTTAAAGAGAAAAATTATCAACCATATTTTATCTACGGTGGTGATGGTTATTTTGATAATATGAATAATTTTTTCGGAGGACAGGGCTTTGATATTGTAGACAGGAATCGTGGAAATCCTTTGTCAGACGAAATCAAAACTCAGCGTTTCAATATTCCGGACAACGAAGTGAGTTTTGAAAATGCGTGGGGAATTTGCGATGAAGACCTTTACAAACAATCTATAAAATATGCTGATAAAAACAGCAAGCTCAACAAGCCTTTTTTCCAGTTTGTGATGACGACTTCCAATCATAAGCCTTACACTTTTCCGTCTGGAAAAATCGACCTTCCGCAAGGCGACAGAAATGCGGCGGTAAAATATACCGATTATGCTTTAGGGAAATTTCTGGCTGATGCAAAAACAAAACCTTGGTTCAAAAACACTGTGTTCGTCATCGTTGCCGACCATTGTGCGAGCAGCGCCGGAAAGTGGGAAATCAATATCGACAAACACCATATTCCTGCGATTATTTACAATCTTCCTCAAAAAGTAGAGAAAATCAATCGTCTGGCTTCTCAGATTGATTTGATGCCTACCTTATTCGGTTATCTCGGCTGGAATTACACAACAAGCTTGTACGGAAAAGATATTAATCAGACAAAAATTGGCGATGAACGCGCATTCATAGGAAATTACAGAACTTTGGGAATGTTGAAAGGTAATATTTTCACTCAGATTGATGACCGGAAAAAGGTCAAGCAATTTGATGTAAAAAAATCGAATCAATGTTTATCTGAAGTAAAATCTAAAAATCAGCAGTTGATTTCTGAGACAATTTCCTATTATCAAACTGCGAGTGAAAGATTTAAAAATGGAAAAATGAAGGCGAAATAG
- a CDS encoding sulfite exporter TauE/SafE family protein, translating to MIVEVVLLFFGTIFAFWLSAICGGGASLILIPILNLLLPASVVPFSLTIGTFTSSVSRIAVFKKHINWKIFFWFVPFSIPAVLIGAYLIKYINPNYLQLIVAFFLIANVPQLFKKVKNDETDEKASPKYVLAIIGFLAGFVSGITGAIGLLFNRFYLKFGLKKEEIVATRAANEVFLHLIKLVIYISLGLYSNLALWLGLAIAVATIISSYTVKYILPYLSENLFRKIGYGAMVVAGITLLIGTSDKIIQQDKLGVTIAKSESIISWRSTDFVIEFAFDDGLEIERPIHPKELPNHLKTKYDSLKDHYDVIHLEKVFTFRNEPSYEFYCYKDNQLTKFES from the coding sequence ATGATTGTTGAAGTTGTTCTATTGTTCTTCGGAACCATTTTCGCATTCTGGCTGAGTGCGATTTGCGGAGGCGGCGCAAGCCTCATTTTAATCCCTATTTTAAATCTTTTATTACCAGCTTCTGTCGTTCCTTTTTCCTTGACAATCGGAACATTTACGAGTTCGGTTTCAAGAATTGCGGTTTTCAAAAAACATATCAACTGGAAGATTTTCTTTTGGTTTGTTCCGTTTTCGATTCCTGCGGTATTGATTGGCGCTTACCTCATCAAATATATCAATCCGAATTATCTTCAATTGATTGTCGCTTTTTTTCTTATTGCCAATGTTCCTCAACTTTTCAAAAAAGTAAAGAATGACGAAACAGATGAAAAAGCGTCTCCGAAATATGTTTTGGCCATCATCGGTTTTCTGGCAGGATTTGTTTCCGGAATTACTGGCGCAATTGGATTATTATTTAATCGATTTTATTTGAAATTCGGATTAAAAAAAGAAGAGATTGTTGCGACTCGTGCGGCGAATGAAGTTTTCCTACATCTCATCAAATTGGTGATTTATATTTCTCTCGGATTGTATTCCAATCTTGCTTTGTGGCTGGGATTGGCGATTGCTGTTGCAACGATTATTTCATCCTATACAGTGAAATATATCCTACCTTACCTGAGTGAAAATCTCTTCAGAAAAATTGGTTACGGAGCAATGGTTGTTGCGGGAATCACTTTATTGATAGGAACTTCCGACAAAATCATCCAACAAGATAAATTGGGCGTTACGATAGCAAAAAGTGAATCGATTATCTCTTGGCGGTCGACAGATTTTGTGATTGAATTTGCGTTTGATGACGGCTTGGAAATCGAAAGACCTATCCATCCAAAAGAATTACCCAATCATCTTAAAACAAAATATGATTCTCTGAAAGATCATTATGATGTGATTCATCTGGAAAAGGTTTTCACTTTCCGAAATGAACCTTCCTACGAATTCTATTGTTACAAAGACAATCAGCTTACCAAATTTGAAAGTTAA